In Humulus lupulus chromosome 6, drHumLupu1.1, whole genome shotgun sequence, a single genomic region encodes these proteins:
- the LOC133782723 gene encoding uncharacterized protein LOC133782723, with translation MVTLNYSFTAWISHFLACMGGCFGCCTKSTPVIAVDEPSKGLKIQGRSVKKPTISEDFWSSSTCELDHSTAISQRSISSISTSNQTSNNGGGTSSSHPEFVNHGLILWNQTRLQWVGGSQSKNDTKQSRQRGLSWNPTYESLLGTKQSFPHPLPLAEMVEFLVEIWEHEGLYD, from the exons ATGGTCACTCTTAACTACTCCTTCACTGCTTGGATCAGTCACTTCCTCGCTTGTATGGG TGGTTGTTTTGGATGCTGTACTAAATCCACACCGGTTATTGCTGTGGATGAGCCATCAAAAGGATTGAAAATTCAAGGGAGATCAGTGAAGAAACCTACCATATCAGAGGATTTTTGGAGTAGCAGCACATGTGAGTTGGATCACAGTACCGCCATATCCCAGAGAAGCATTTCATCTATAAGTACATCAAACCAAACCAGCAATAATGGTGGTGGCACGAGTAGCAGCCATCCTGAATTTGTCAATCACG GTCTTATCCTCTGGAATCAGACCAGGCTTCAGTGGGTTGGAGGTAGCCAATCTAAGAATGATACAAAACAAAGTCGACAACGCGGATTAAG TTGGAACCCGACTTACGAAAGTTTACTTGGAACCAAGCAATCATTCCCCCATCCACTTCCTCTTGCT GAAATGGTAGAATTTCTGGTGGAGATATGGGAACACGAGGGGCTGTATGATTAA